A genomic region of Manihot esculenta cultivar AM560-2 chromosome 15, M.esculenta_v8, whole genome shotgun sequence contains the following coding sequences:
- the LOC110601491 gene encoding DELLA protein RGL1, with product MANAIFPLEEYNFGGIWDDLTSTSKSPKNLDGVNMGKIGRLFGSENWGDDGGTDYGFNQELVEEGLLFSKYQQQSYLDYEVFDDRSFDILSPTLLPCMEEIAKLGKISGGIQDASESKKKNQHDFSYASLELLKKYDIGRLSGRQIVQPRCDAQYTKFASQELSTEEIIRIAGARFIQSSCEVVGIPSMLKNPIGLSFSELSDEAAKNVELVEFLLASAEKVGHQQFERASRLLKYCDNFSSGTGNPVQRVVHYFSEALRERINLGTGRISSKGFWKKQSSDLNQEMTTLNEASLACHERIPFFQVARFTGIQAIIDNVAGAKRIHIIDLEIRCGAQWPVLMQALVSRYDCPLELLKISAIGTSSKQMIEDTGKRLASFAESMDIPFSFKVVMVPDMLDLKEDLFELDAEEAIAIYSEYSFMSLIFVPNRLESIMRVLRNIIPRVMVVMEVEANNNSPSFVKRFIESLFFYGSYFDCFDACMGRDDPNRVITELIFFHQGIRNIVAKEGEERIIRHVKIDVWRSFFARFGIIETELSTSSLYQASLVLKKFDCGSSCTLGMNEKSLLIGWKGTPMHSLSVWKFT from the coding sequence ATGGCAAATGCCATTTTTCCTTTGGAGGAGTACAATTTTGGTGGAATTTGGGATGATTTGACTTCCACAAGTAAAAGTCCCAAGAATCTGGATGGAGTAAATATGGGGAAAATTGGTAGACTTTTTGGATCTGAGAACTGGGGAGATGATGGAGGTACTGATTATGGCTTCAATCAGGAATTAGTGGAGGAAGGCCTGCTTTTCTCCAAGTATCAGCAACAGTCATATTTGGATTATGAAGTCTTTGATGATCGAAGTTTTGATATCCTTTCTCCAACACTCCTACCATGTATGGAGGAAATAGCAAAGTTAGGTAAAATCTCAGGTGGAATTCAAGATGCTTcagaatcaaagaagaaaaaTCAACATGATTTTTCATATGCCTCGTTGGAGCTGCTAAAGAAATATGACATTGGGCGGTTAAGTGGTAGACAAATAGTCCAGCCAAGATGTGATGCACAATATACAAAGTTCGCCAGCCAAGAATTGTCGACAGAAGAGATCATCAGGATAGCTGGAGCAAGGTTCATCCAATCCAGTTGCGAAGTGGTTGGTATTCCCTCCATGCTTAAGAACCCTATTGGTCTTTCTTTCTCTGAGCTTTCTGATGAGGCCGCCAAAAATGTGGAGCTTGTTGAATTCCTTCTTGCTTCTGCTGAGAAAGTTGGTCATCAACAATTTGAGCGTGCAAGCAGATTGCTCAAGTATTGTGATAACTTTTCTTCGGGTACTGGAAACCCAGTTCAACGAGTGGTTCACTATTTTTCTGAAGCTCTTCGGGAGAGGATAAATCTAGGAACTGGAAGAATCTCATCAAAAGGCTTCTGGAAGAAGCAGTCTTCTGATCTTAATCAGGAAATGACAACTCTGAACGAAGCCAGCTTGGCATGCCATGAGAGAATACCTTTCTTCCAAGTTGCACGCTTCACCGGTATCCAGGCAATTATAGATAATGTGGCTGGGGCAAAGAGGATTCACATAATTGATCTTGAAATCAGGTGTGGAGCACAATGGCCAGTCCTAATGCAAGCTTTAGTGTCTCGATATGATTGCCCTCTTGAGCTTCTCAAGATAAGTGCCATTGGAACTTCTTCAAAACAAATGATTGAGGACACAGGTAAGAGGTTAGCCAGTTTTGCCGAGTCCATGGACATACCTTTCTCTTTCAAGGTGGTCATGGTACCTGACATGCTGGATCTCAAAGAAGACCTCTTTGAGCTAGATGCTGAGGAAGCAATAGCTATCTATTCTGAGTATTCATTCATGAGCCTGATTTTTGTGCCAAATCGTCTCGAGTCTATAATGAGGGTCCTCAGAAACATCATTCCACGCGTAATGGTGGTCATGGAAGTTGAGGCCAATAATAACTCACCTTCTTTTGTGAAGCGTTTCATTGAATCTCTCTTTTTCTACGGTTCATATTTTGACTGCTTTGATGCTTGTATGGGACGGGATGATCCAAACAGGGTGATTACAGAATTAATATTCTTTCATCAAGGAATAAGAAATATTGTGGCTAAAGAGGGAGAAGAAAGGATAATACGGCATGTGAAGATTGATGTTTGGAGGTCATTCTTTGCCCGTTTTGGAATCATAGAGACAGAACTTAGCACTTCATCCCTGTACCAAGCAAGTCTGGTTCTTAAGAAATTTGATTGTGGGAGTTCTTGTACACTTGGTATGAATGAGAAAAGCCTGCTTATAGGATGGAAGGGTACGCCAATGCATTCTCTTTCTGTTTGGAAGTTCacttga
- the LOC110602608 gene encoding ubiquitin-conjugating enzyme E2 32 — protein sequence MAQDKYNLKNPAVKRILQEVKEMQSNPSDDFMSLPLEENIFEWQFAIRGPCDTEFEGGIYHGRIQLPAEYPFKPPSFMLLTPNGRFETQTKICLSISNHHPEHWQPSWSVRTALVALIAFMPTNPNGALGSLDYKKEERRVLAIKSREAAPRFGTPERQKLIDEIHQYMLSKAPPVPPVNPSQDSEEQPTNREGEAQSSLQEDESLAAHVPNPVDGENMAVGDRITEEVPEASVSVNPGTTAVRESREIPASGSSDQLLHKPEMRVQKPADDRLFTWAAVGLTIAIVVLLLKKFMKSNGHGALFMDGS from the exons ATGGCTCAGGACAAGTACAATTTGAAGAATCCGGCGGTGAAGAGGATTTTGCAGGAGGTCAAAGAGATGCAATCTAATCCTTCTGATGATTTCATGAGCCTACCTCTTGAG GAGAACATATTTGAATGGCAATTTGCCATCAGGGGCCCCTGTGATACTGAATTTGAGGGTGGGATTTATCATGGACGGATTCAATTACCTGCAGAATATCCATTCAAACCTCCTTCATTTATGCTGTTGACT CCAAATGGCCGTTTTGAAACCCAGACAAAAATATGCTTAAGCATATCAAATCACCATCCTGAGCATTGGCAGCCATCATGGAGTG TACGGACAGCACTGGTAGCTCTTATAGCATTCATGCCTACCAATCCAAATGGTGCACTGGGCTCACTAGACTACAAGAAGGAAGAGAGGCGTGTTCTGGCCATCAAATCTCGAGAAGCTGCCCCTAGATTTGGGACTCCTGAACGTCAAAAACTTATTGATGAG ATTCATCAGTATATGCTAAGCAAGGCACCACCAGTTCCTCCAGTAAACCCCTCTCAGGATTCTGAAGAACAACCAACCAACAGGGAGGGTGAAGCCCAGTCTAGTTTGCAAGAAGATGAATCCTTAGCTGCACATGTTCCAAATCCAGTAGATGGTGAAAATATGGCAGTGGGTGATAGGATTACTGAAGAAGTTCCCGAGGCTTCTGTTAGTGTGAATCCTGGCACTACAGCAGTGAGGGAATCAAGAGAGATTCCTGCTAGCGGTTCAAGTGATCAGCTGCTGCATAAGCCAGAGATGAGAGTTCAAAAACCTGCCGATGATCGCTTGTTTACATGGGCTGCTGTTGG